The segment GTCCCATTACTAGTGTGGCGCAGGTCATAGTGGTCGCAGTCAAGAAGAGGCGATTAAAGCTACCAGAGCAACCTTGGCTCTCCCTTTTCAGCTATATTCCCCCCAATTCTATCAACTCCAAGCTTCCTTACACAGATCAATTCAGGTACCCGACTCCTTAACAGCTTGCTTCTCGCTTATTATTTAAGAGTTTATGTCCTACTCCGTGATCTTACTGATTAACCAAGTTATAACATTGTCAGATTTCTAGACAAAGCAGCAGTACTTAGCCCTGAAGACCAAATCAACCCAGATGGATCAGCAGCTTATCCATGGAGGCTTTGCAGCATGCAACAAGTGGAAGAAGTAAAATGCATAATGAGGGTGATACCCATATGGTCCTCAGCGATTATATACCATTGTGCTATTGTCCAACAGCAAACTTATGCAGTCTTCCAAGCCCTTCAATCCAATAGGTATCTTGGCAACAGCAAGTTCCAGATCCCTGCTGCATCTTACACAGTCTTCTCCATGCTAAGCCTCACTATCTGGGTACCTATCTATGACCGAATTGTCGTCCCTTTCCTACGAAGAATCACCGGAAAAGAAGCCGGAATCACAATTCTTCAAAGGATAGGCATCGGCATATTTCTCTCCGTACTCACATCTCTTGTATCTGCCTTAGTTGAAGAGTGGAGAAGGATAAGGCCAATAATAGGAGTAGATCCAAGAAGAGGTGGTATTTCATCCATGTCAGGCTTCTGGTTGATTCCTCAGCTCACGCTAGCTGGACTAGCAGAAGCATTTACTGCCATTGGGCAAGTCGAATTCTACTACAAGCAGTTCCCAGAAAACATGAGAAGCATAGCAGGCTCCTTCTTCTTTTGCGGCATGGCAGCATCGAGTTATGTGAGTGGTCTCTTGGTATCAATAGTTCACCGGACAACAGCTGGGGCAGGAACTGGAAACTGGCTGCCAGAAGACCTTAACAAGGGTAGATTAGATTACTTCTATTACCTAGTTGCCTCTTTGGGGGTTATAAATTTAGTCTACTTTCTAGTATGTGCTAAGTGGTATACATACAAAGGAAGTACCAGCAGCACCCTTGACTCCAACATGATGGTAGACATGAAATCCGAAAAGCCATCTGTCTGAGCATCAGGTTCATCCAAAATCACATCCAATGAAGGCTATATAAGACCATATTTTTCAAAGTTTAGTATGCCCATTGCTTGTAGATTGGAAGTTTGAAGATGAATCATTTGGAGAGAAACAAGCAGAATATGAATAACTGCTACACACAGTTACTGAGAGAGAATGAAGTAACTTCTAGTTGATGATCTTTTAATTCATGCAACTAACATGGCCTTTGTTGTTGTTTATATGCATTCCTAGTTCGACTTCTTGATCAATCTCCAAAATTTGCTGccatattttttagttaaatgaGATCAAATATGAGGtggcataaaaaataaaaaaataaaaaattagccCACcctttaattacttttaatacCTTACAATTCGACATTGCATGTATGCCCCATTCAAAATGAGTTGAGATGATTTAGACATGATTTAGACCAACTCATGTAGGACTTAAAACACTAAGaatgtatttgatagtgattttaaaaaatgtttccaatatttataatacttgaaaactTTCATtcttaaagtattaaaaatcttaaaactatttctaaatttatCGTTGTTTTCTCAACAGACAACtttaatctaaatattaaaattatcttttccgAGATAACTTGGATTCATCAATTCCAatagaatttaataatttacctTAAATTATAACAATTGCAACCCATTCTAGTATTTAAAGTTTCAAAACAATCTAAGTTACATGAATTAGACATATACAGGTCAAGATTTAATTTGTAAGATGatgtaataataattaaacaggttaaaagaaaatcatttgttAATCAAGTGAATTGAACTTGACAGGGTCTGCAACACAAAGCTGCTAATAAAGCTCAAGTTTTTCACCCAAATTGTTCCTCAATGTGTTCATAACCCATTCTCTGTTTTATCATCTTCTACAAACTTCCGATGATTCCTAATCATTAATCAGATCCTTCAAATTCTTATACCATCCTAGACAGACCAACCATGAGCCTAACTTTGAATCCCGCTTTGCTTAACAAGCTTGACCAACAGGAGCTCAAGCCTGTCAACGCTAAAAAATTCTGGATGAATAAACCCTTTGGAACTGGTACATAAAGACTCAAATATAAGCATAGAACTCAGCAACAGAGGATTAAGGTGTGCTTCAAGGACCACAAATATTACCTCAATCCTCCAGGGTTCTCTGCTCCTACAATGCAATAAAAACCCGAAAATGCCATAAACCTTACAACATAAAGTAATAGGCCATTGACATAATTAAGGACTTCTTTCTTTAACCCCCCATGTTTGGGTGTTGCAGGGGTTATGTGACCAGAgggtgagaaaaataaaagccaAAACAGCACTGCACCATAACCGCGAGAATGGATAACTTAATAACACAGATTAAAGTGGCTGTCTGAAGGGTCACTCACAACTATATGCTTGCTTACTCTCAGCACTACCAGaatgcatctttttttttttttttatagtaccAGTAAACGCCAATACATGAATGATCTCATACTGTGTAAGCTTGCGGGATCGTGTTTATGTCAAGGCCCTTCAATCTCACCACTGATTCCACGTGACCTTTCAGAGTATGGAGTTCTCTCAACCTGCAACAAgccacaaaaaggaaaattggatAAGAGGATTTAACAATTTAGAGAAAACCCAACACAACTAAAAAAATTGGCATTTCCAGATTGGTGGTAAGGTACAAGGATTGCATGTTAACAGGATAGAAAACTCTACTCTGATATAATCTACTTTTCTATGTCAAGTTGGAAAGACTGGTTGCTAAGATTGGTGCCCACCTTGCAATTTCAGCTCTCCTTTTGGCTTCTTCAGCCATCTGGTTGAGTTCTGTGAAATTGGTTCGGTCAGTGAACATCTTAGTGTCTGGTGGTTGCAAACCATGAAGGGTTCTTTGTGCATGTGCCCATTTAAGTTCACGTGCTTCTTTCCCAAAATCCTTTTGCCTTGTGAAGGCAATCTGCTCAATTACAAAGAAATCCATCAAAACAGGGTCATCAATGAGGAAACAAATTGGGAAAAATGATCCAAGCAAACCAGCATCATTCATACCCTTTGCTCAATAACAAGATCCCAGGCCCTTCCACTTAAAGCATAGCGGATAATGAACTTTATGAAATCAAGTGGGATGTAGAAGATGATGTTATAGAGCCAAATTACACCAGCCCAACCCCAACCAATTCCTTCAATTGCAGCAAAGCTCCAATTAGCATAGACTGCAATCAAAGTAGCAACCTGATCACAACAAAAGACTAAACATTAAGTTTCCTCTCCACCAATCACAAGGAATTCACAATGAAATGAACAGACAATGGGCTCACCAGCTGAGCAACCAAGAAAGCCCCCACAAGCAACAAGCCAGGACGCTCAACATAAGACCAACTTCGAGATCGGGTCACAAATATGAGAGCCTGACTGACAGTGCTCACTTGCAGGTATATTGCAGACGCAAGCTTTCGGAAGTCATCATGAGCTGTTTTCTCAAGGGTTGACACATGAAATACCCGCTGACAAAATTGACAGGAGaaataatcaaaactaaaaGGAAATGCATGACAAGTTTATAAGCTGTTCAGTACAAATGATTCATCAACAAGGGCAGTAACCTAATATGGCACTCAAAATTCATGCAGATTAATAAGAGCAGAGAAATTCAGATTGGCACACAAACTTGTGAACAAAGTATCATCATCAAGATCATCTAAGACCAGTCAATGTGTGGGACTGAATCTTAACAAGCACATCAATGGtacaacaaaggaaaaaaaatgaacaaattcatATAAACATTGTTAGTTATATGATTTTGAGTTCCCTTCAGTGCAAACCAAGCAAGTTGCATGTTTTTCCtaacataaaagaaaagacTCACAAGTTTCAGATAGAGaccaaaaacaaaaggaagagaaaaaagacaaaaatcaaATGTTCTTTGATATCAGATGGTTGTGAAATAAAAAGATGCATCTTGCATGACCAAAACAAACTACAGGACCTCACTAATAACTGTAGGACTTCTTACCGGGAAGAAGTCTGTTTTGTATGCAACCCAAAAGAAAATGACTGTCATCATTGCCAAGTAACTGCCAAGAACAATGCCAGTTGTAAAAATCTCAGCCAGCTTCCAGCTGTCTGGTAGAGGAGATGGTTTCACCCTGTCCTTTGATATTGTCATAATGGTACCTAACATGCCATAGTATTAATCAGTTACCAAGAAAATCAGAGTAAAACAGACAAAAAACAATCGGAGGCAAAACAAGAAGTAGAGCAACAAGAAATGTCAGGATGCTTTAACAAAAATGAGAACTGTTTTATATTTgtcaaaataggaaaaaaaatgacaaagacctgaaaaaatatttgatggcACATTTtcggaaagaaaaaaaaaattcctgacAATGGGTTATTTTCAGGAAACATCAAAACATTGTTTATCATGTTCTAAAATATGTGCAAGCTTAGACAATTGAAAACAACCATACCCAAAAAGGCAACTGaagaaaaaatccaaaatggCTATTTTCTAAATgatcattattttcatttctgaCAATGGGAACAATTTCCAATATATGTTTCTGCCACTAAACAGGTCCTAAGATGAGCAGAAAAGATCCCAGAATGATAACAGAATGCATAGATATTTGACAAGACCCTTGACATAAAGGAAGGGAACAAGGAGATGAAAAAGATGGATggacttttcttcttctttttttaaagtaaGCAACAGAggttatatattaattaataaaaaaggcTATTAAACAAACACAGGTTGTATGCAAAGGATAACAAAAGGCATAGCCAGAGACAATATTTTGTCTGGGAAAGAAGGCTAACCATCATTGAGAATCGCAATGATGAGCACCATAAAAGGCGGGAAGTCAAACTCCCAGATGAGGGCCAGCAGCATGAAACCAAGCTGTCACCACAGAAAACAGGtagagaaaaaataagaaacctATTACAGAGTCAGTAAAAAACTTTACTGATGATTCCTGTCTAATCATCATTACCAGAGCAATAATAATGGTCAAAAGAAACCATCTGACCATCTATTTAGACAGacctccaaaaaataataataataaataaatcaaacagaAGAATTACTAGCATACCACAATACGAATTGTAATGGAAACTGCATATATCtgccaaaaagaaaacaaaaaaacagagtaaaatgattaaaaatgcaCAAGCACTGACAATAAGAGGCTCATAGTTTGATACATgacaatataaaatatcataaaattgcTAACAGTGACATTTATAACAAAGAAATTTGAAGCTGCAAGTAATGCTTGTGAACCTATATAAATACCACACCATGGTGAGAACCAAAACTTACAGTGTAATTTTTCATCCTTTGGAAGATTGCTCGACTGGTCAAAACAGCACTGATGATAACACTAAGGCCAGGTTCAGTAAGGACAATATCAGAAGCACTACGAGCTGCATCAGTTGCATCAGCAACAGCAATACCAATGTCAGCCTTCTTAAGCGCAGGAGCATCATTAACCCCATCACCAGTCATTCCACATATATGCTTCCTAGCTTGCAAGCGTTTTACAATCTCATATTTGTGCTCTGACCAATACATGACAAATCAATTCGTTTAAGCAAGGGCAACAGAAGAATCAACAGTTGGGTGCCACCAAGTAAGAAGTAAAGATCTCTGTTAGGCATTCATCAAACCCAAACAGAGAGCagaaatttttaaagaaagaaatagtAAGAGGAAATACCAGGGAAAACACCAGCAAAACCATCAGCCTTCTCTATCAGCTCATCAATTGGTAAAGCAGCAATAGACTCATCCTTATTCTGCCCTAGCAAAGCAGAAGAAGGATACATATTTGTCCCCATTCCCAAGCGGCGTCCAGTTTCCTTTCCTATAGCCAGTTGATCCCCTGATGGAAGGCACAAGGTTCATCAATTGGCATACAAACCAGACTACCGGACAATAGTTTTCATTATATTCTGAAATGGCAAGGAGAACAGAAGTTgatattataaaagaaaaagggacaGTTCTAGAGTAATTTATGCATAGAGAACACAAAATTCAAGTTCTTCTGCATCAATTAATTTAGGTAGACGAATATTACTTCACAGTTCCGATGCAATTTCTCTCCactcaaaatcaaaattctaagaATTTAAGGATGCCCACCCATTCATGATAAACATGTAAAGAACTTCTTCCAATAACAgcatccattttgtttctcatcacaACCAAGTTCCACCATTACCTCTGTGTCCATTTATTTAACTCCAcataacaaaatttcaagaagCACAAATATTCTTAAACCAACAATAATAGTCAGCCACAAGAAAAATGTGCTCTAAAATGCTTATCAGAACAGAAATATAAAGCTGTATAAAATCTGCATCTGTGCCAGATAATAACACCAGTATTTATTCCATAACAAtacaaattttaagtttttgatgGTGGCATATTGAACACCTCACATTTACCTCAGAATACAGCACCAGCATTCATGTCTTGCAATGGAATCTAAAATAATCCactcaaaaaaaatttagatgaaaACATGGAATACAAGCATATCAAACCAGAACAGCAAGGAGACCAATATATGAATTGGTGCAAAAGAGCACCATTCCAGCATTCAAACTTCATTTTATGCATATATGCCAGATTATGATATCAAGTAAAAGGCATACATGCTGGTGTAACACTTAGTACAAAACACCCAGAATAGATGATTCATTCTGTTAGAAACTGGACATGATAATTGGTCAACTACCACTTTTTCTAGGTCCACATGAAATAAAAAGAGATGCTGTAAGTCTCTGATTGCTAAAAGTGCTCACTCAAGGAATTTTAATTTACTTCTAGAAGTTTCTATGGAAGTGCCATGGCAGCAATTGAGCTGCTGGACTACAAGCCAAAACATGGCTTCCGACTTCCAACTGCAGAATAGAACCCACCTGTAATCATTTTAACATTTACTCCAAGGTTCAAAGCCCTCCTTATAGTCTCTGCACTATCATGCCTGGGCGGGTCAAAGAGGGGCATGAGACCAATGAACTGCCATGGGCCTCCAGCACTCTCTTTCCTACCGTCTGGAACTTCCTGCATAAAAATAGGGATATCCAGTCAACAATGGTAAAAACAATAGAATAAAAGCAATTAAAAACCTTGTACAACAGGATAAATAAAGAGAAGCCAATTACCTGGTATGCAACAGCAAGTGATCGTAAACCTCGCTCTGCAAACTTATCAATCACAGCATGAACCCTACGCTCTATTTCTGACTTATTGCGTGCAAGATTTAGTATCTAAAAACAACATTGAAGTCAAGAATCAGGACAACCAGCAGAAACCAAAGACAACCAAATACATCAAGTTACTGAAGATGACATGCCTGCTCCGGTGCACCTTTGCTGACCCTATGCATTTTGCCTTCACTGTCAATATAAGTCAATGCTGTTCGCTTATCAGTGGGATTGAAAGGAAGGAAGTGCACTTCTTGAATACCTGCTCGTGCCTTTTGGAATGgggcaaaaaaataaaattaattgtgAAACTATCAGGAACAAACCATGTAAGAAACAATTCATGAGACAAGTTACCTCTTTTGGATCAGCCAGCATTCCAACTATAGCAGTATCAATAGCATCTTGGTTTTCTATTCGGGAGGCCCGAGCAGCCATCAGAACTACAGTATCCGGGTCTACTCCTTTAGCAAAaacctgataaaaaaaatgaaaacaagcaCACTATTAGAACTTATTATGGAAAGATATGCACCAAGGACCAGCAGAACAGAGCCCCCCTAAATGACCTCAATAAGATTCTTGTCAACAGTCAGTTTGTTCAATGTTAGAGTTCCAGTCTTGTCACTGCAAAGCACGTCCATGCCCGCCATCTCTTCTATTGCCGTCATTCTCTTTGTGATAGCTCCCTGCAATAATATGTTCCATCATAATTccagaaaataattaaaagcagTCAGCTAAAACATCCCAAGGCTAAAGGCAACCTGCTGAGATAAACGATGAGAGCCAATGGCCATGGTCACTGACAAAACTGTAGGCATGGCAATAGGAATTCCTCCAATGAGAAGCACAAGAAGATTGTCAATTCCAGGACGATAATCCCGGTCCTGAATGGGATACATGACGATGATTTCAATGATCATCCCCACAGCAATAGAGCAAATACAGAAATTCCCAATTGCAGTCAAGACCTAAGAAAcaccaaaacaacaaaaaaaaaatgcattaaaaTTGGGAAAGAAACAAGTGCAGCAAGTGCATAACAAGGATATCATATTTCTATCTCCCTGCCTTTTGGAAGTGCCCCACTTGGTTAGTGGTATCAACAAGGTGAGCCGCCTTCCCAAAGAAGGTATGGACTCCTGTGGCAATGACCACTGCTTCAATTTCTCCCTGTTTGCAAGTAGAACCAGAATAAATCCCATCTCCAGGGCCTTTTGTAACAGGAAGGGACTCCCCAGTAAGTGCAGACTGACAAACCAAAACAGAGCAACCTCAGTAAAAGCAACTACAATTTGAGACGGTAAACATACATGCAAAGCCGCACACCCACTTGGTCAATTTTTAGAGGGTCCCCTTCAAGAAGACGAGCATCAGCAGGAATAATATCTCCAAGTTTAATACTAATTATGTCACCCGGCACTAAAACAGCAGCGTCTTCCTCACTCCACCTTCCATCTCTAAGAACCTTCACCacaattttatcataaaaattacACCAACATAGGAACAAGAACAAACATCATATCAAATCACAAGGAATCCATCACCCACTTGCCCATAATTGCATGgaatcactttttaaaaatacaaagaaaggCTAAAGATCATCCAATACCTTGGCTTTAGGAGCAAGACGAGCCATGAGAGCAGCAGCAGCGTTACCCGCATTGTTTTCCTCGATAAAACTAATGGTGGAGTTGATAACAAGCAGAGTAATGATACCCACAAAGTCTTGCCAGTCAGGAGGCTTTCCCTGTAAACATTTAACAAtgcacaattaaaaaaaaaattgcaacacAATCATATTTCCAAAGAAGAAATTTATGAGAAttggaaggaaggaaggaaggaaagaaagaaagaaagaggaggaTACTTACTCCTCCATTGGCAAGGGCAATGGCCATGATAGCAGCAGCTTCCATAACCCATGAGAGAGGATTCCACATAAACCccaaaaatttcagaaatttgCTCTCCTGAAACAGAACCAAGAAGTGAAGTAGTTAGTTTTGAACCAAAAGAACCAAGATGGAGCACCGGAAATGGTACAGAACCTTTTTCTCTTCGAGCCTGTTGTACCCAAAAATAGCTAGTCTCTCCTGAGCAGCCTCAGAAGTGAGACCCTCTCTGCTACATCTCAGATTCTCAAAAACCTCCTCAATGGGTATGTTTTCCTGCATTCACAAGGTACATACGTTTAATCCAAAACAACAATCATCGAACCATGCACATCCAAATCAACCATGAACCAGCAAAAAGCCTCAAAATGTGTCAGATCTATTACCAAATCCACAGTTTCCTTCAACACTGCCTCCAAAACTTCAGGCTTGTCCGCCATCTCTCTATCCAACTTCCCCAACTCCCCTTCCTCCTCTCTAACTTCCCCTCCACCCAACCAATTACAGATCACAGCCCCTCACAGAACCACcacaaaaaacaactcaaaCCCAGACTATAACCAGAAATCGAGCAACGCCCACTAGAAAAAGACTGAATTTTGAAGATGGATTCAGGCCTagagaagaaaatgaggaaGACCCACCAACACCAAATCTATAGAAAGAAGAGCAACCGCTCATAGGAGTAGTGGTAGCAGCAGTAACAGTCCACAACCTTTCTCTATCTGtcaattttcttcaaatattcaaaaactCTCTCTTCAAAAACTACACTTGCTGTAAACTACTTGTAGCCTGTGCATAAAAACATTGTATTCTTATCACTTTgggatttaaaaagaaaaatccctttttccttttcactatttttttttttttttttttgctattttccattttaataataataataataataattttacagATGAGAACGCCCACCAAACCCATGAAACTGCACATGTGCCGCAGGCCTACCCCATGATTCTACGGGGCCCTGTTACACTACATGCCCGCTCAGGAGAAAAGGCTATACTCCCCTCTCAACGTCCGACCAGTGTCTACTCACTCGCCACACGATTTTCCAGCGACACGTTAATGTCAAATCCACGCGAGTATGGCCAGGAAAGCGAGTACGGATACATttattgtttcatttattttaatgtttgttGTGGTTTGCCTGGGGGGggcctagagtaaaaacaattttcaccGTGCCCTTGTAACTATGCTTATTATCAGAATAGTCCTTCTGTGATTGTGTCTTAAGGAAAATCATAATTAAGAGGGAGAGAGGCGTTTCAGGTGTTTTTAAGCTGAAATGtttattaagttaaaagaatCTTTCCTTACATTGTTTCTCTTAaatcttaattaaaatatactATCATttattaaaaccatttttaaaaaataataaaaataataattagcaCTGCCATCGTGGCCTATCACAACCAGTAATATTTATGAACGTGACAATGACCTGGTAAAATACCATTGCCATCGTGGCTTATCACTTCCAGTAATAAGAACGTGACAATGACCACCATCCCCACTACCATATCATTTCCGCAATAATAATccactttttaaatatttaacagTACAACatgaaaggtttttttttttttttggaaatattttgtattttttttggaaaatacatttgatttagaaagattaaaattatttaaaacactTGGATCGTGtcatcataattatttttaattaaatttattgggattaagaaaataatgaaatatataaaatcaaaataatccaACACAAATGCATATGGGATCAAGGGTAACTTAATTTTAGGAAAtgatatttatttctttaagtttaaaataatttttttatacttgtaCTACACTCTTGCATAAATTTCTAAGAAAAAGTCATTAAAACTCAACATTGGTATTACCAAATTATTAAACTTCtagattttatcatttttttatttttattttagaagttattatttactattaaaaaattttcaaatttattttccctttttaaaaattttaaaaatacaaaactagagttgtttaaaaatagttttcagtttttaaaaaattctaacagtatttaatccttattttttttaaacgatttttaaaaatagagtgaaataaaaaataatttttataaaacaagtgaaaattgttttcattaaattttaaaaacaaaatgaaaaaatatatctGTTTAAGGATGTTttctgaaatttgtttttaaaaatcattttttattctaaaataagtttcaaaacaTGCTCAAATAGACCCTGGACACTTCCACATTTTATCTAGAAAGCAGTTTTGATTCCAAAAAATTGCtttgaagaataattttgaaataccTATCGGTTCcaaaagtataattaaaaaaaaaaaaaaaagcatcatTACTTAAATAATTCAACTCTCCTCCCATCCTAATCATTTGTCCCATTTAATAAATTCAACCATATCCATAATGTCAAGTCAGCTAACTTCAGATATTTAtcttcaatataaaaatgttgCCCACAAGCAATAAATTCATTGCATgtaatcaaaaataaaaaatcatcacaATATGACTTGTGTGAAAAAAGACATGGAAACTATAGCCTTTGCTTGTGAAACTCATTTGgaaactttttttatttcccaaaaAAGGTGATGTATATTGCCTTGAAGTTAGGATTAGGTTTGATATTGGAGCAAGGGGGTGGAGACCAACCCTCTCAAGATGGACAGATGTGGTGGTCAcctaattcaaaattcatcatATAACTTAATGTATTTGTCCCTCTCAATTTGCCCAATTATGGAAAA is part of the Vitis riparia cultivar Riparia Gloire de Montpellier isolate 1030 chromosome 17, EGFV_Vit.rip_1.0, whole genome shotgun sequence genome and harbors:
- the LOC117904981 gene encoding protein NRT1/ PTR FAMILY 2.11 is translated as MSERISSLRETMEKNEEIDTADEPEVNYRGVKAMPYIIGNETFEKLGAIGTLSNLLVYVTVVFNMKSITATTLINIFNGTTNFATLPGAFLSDTYFGRYKTLGFASIASFMGLLVIALTAAIPNLHPPECGKASRCIGATAWQMAFLLTGFGLLVIGAGGIRPCNLAFGADQFNPKTESGKRGIDSFFNWYFFTLTFAQMVSLTAIVYVQSKVSWGIGLGIPALLMLLSCVVFFMGTKIYVKVKPTGSPITSVAQVIVVAVKKRRLKLPEQPWLSLFSYIPPNSINSKLPYTDQFRFLDKAAVLSPEDQINPDGSAAYPWRLCSMQQVEEVKCIMRVIPIWSSAIIYHCAIVQQQTYAVFQALQSNRYLGNSKFQIPAASYTVFSMLSLTIWVPIYDRIVVPFLRRITGKEAGITILQRIGIGIFLSVLTSLVSALVEEWRRIRPIIGVDPRRGGISSMSGFWLIPQLTLAGLAEAFTAIGQVEFYYKQFPENMRSIAGSFFFCGMAASSYVSGLLVSIVHRTTAGAGTGNWLPEDLNKGRLDYFYYLVASLGVINLVYFLVCAKWYTYKGSTSSTLDSNMMVDMKSEKPSV
- the LOC117904365 gene encoding plasma membrane ATPase 1, which gives rise to MADKPEVLEAVLKETVDLENIPIEEVFENLRCSREGLTSEAAQERLAIFGYNRLEEKKESKFLKFLGFMWNPLSWVMEAAAIMAIALANGGGKPPDWQDFVGIITLLVINSTISFIEENNAGNAAAALMARLAPKAKVLRDGRWSEEDAAVLVPGDIISIKLGDIIPADARLLEGDPLKIDQSALTGESLPVTKGPGDGIYSGSTCKQGEIEAVVIATGVHTFFGKAAHLVDTTNQVGHFQKVLTAIGNFCICSIAVGMIIEIIVMYPIQDRDYRPGIDNLLVLLIGGIPIAMPTVLSVTMAIGSHRLSQQGAITKRMTAIEEMAGMDVLCSDKTGTLTLNKLTVDKNLIEVFAKGVDPDTVVLMAARASRIENQDAIDTAIVGMLADPKEARAGIQEVHFLPFNPTDKRTALTYIDSEGKMHRVSKGAPEQILNLARNKSEIERRVHAVIDKFAERGLRSLAVAYQEVPDGRKESAGGPWQFIGLMPLFDPPRHDSAETIRRALNLGVNVKMITGDQLAIGKETGRRLGMGTNMYPSSALLGQNKDESIAALPIDELIEKADGFAGVFPEHKYEIVKRLQARKHICGMTGDGVNDAPALKKADIGIAVADATDAARSASDIVLTEPGLSVIISAVLTSRAIFQRMKNYTIYAVSITIRIVLGFMLLALIWEFDFPPFMVLIIAILNDGTIMTISKDRVKPSPLPDSWKLAEIFTTGIVLGSYLAMMTVIFFWVAYKTDFFPRVFHVSTLEKTAHDDFRKLASAIYLQVSTVSQALIFVTRSRSWSYVERPGLLLVGAFLVAQLVATLIAVYANWSFAAIEGIGWGWAGVIWLYNIIFYIPLDFIKFIIRYALSGRAWDLVIEQRIAFTRQKDFGKEARELKWAHAQRTLHGLQPPDTKMFTDRTNFTELNQMAEEAKRRAEIARLRELHTLKGHVESVVRLKGLDINTIPQAYTV